From the genome of Mycobacterium dioxanotrophicus, one region includes:
- a CDS encoding SNF2-related protein: MERADLTELVNRADGILADIGKLRAEVAANIRASTDAIVAKSLQSAPVDSVRAYLTRGARLGGLANSPQYRTVADIQAVPARALTQVPGVDIATAQAVQAAAQAKTDHLRGGVRPRLTPERDIELVGNLLALSKADTSVKQLRRLLPRLRTRAAAAPPTPADPDAPDPAVAKVTELIDRIEEARQPASDVWAEYRRDPTGVDTLLGEFASGTTIVDAQQGFVGADVTAQAEHVSLDRSLLRTPLRGYQAFGAQYALARQRVLLCDELGLGKTLQALAVAAHLAAAEKMRHVLVICPANLAIHWVNETVKHTTLTPIEIRGSQSEERLAEWEAKGGVAIVTFATLVRITLRVRPGLVIVDEAHLLRDPKSDRARAVRNVLTSDNRIMFLTGIPMHSRIDGFRNLVDYLQPEVAGTVAPNAGMRGSIGFRRTVDRVYLRRDFRDVIDELPLRVSTEEWVRFGRSDRERYRRAVGSGNFTAIRQGAWPSGSPEPAAKLDRLIELTAEAHINGARVVVFSQFSPVLEVIRKALPSNVFGPLDDTVPDPRAVVAEFAAHHGPATLLAHVDCGALDLRKVPAPLVVILTEPQWRPQLERQIIGRTQRISELPTIRVYRLLARSSIDEPIRRLAQSRDEAPPHQDQLVRAEQSRLAK, encoded by the coding sequence ATGGAGCGCGCCGACCTCACCGAACTGGTCAACCGCGCCGACGGCATCCTCGCCGACATCGGCAAACTCCGGGCCGAGGTCGCCGCGAACATCCGGGCCAGCACCGACGCTATCGTCGCCAAATCCCTGCAGTCAGCACCCGTCGACAGCGTGCGCGCCTATCTCACGCGTGGGGCCCGACTCGGCGGTCTGGCCAACTCGCCGCAGTACCGCACCGTCGCCGACATCCAGGCGGTCCCGGCCCGCGCACTCACCCAGGTGCCGGGCGTCGACATCGCCACCGCGCAGGCCGTGCAGGCCGCCGCCCAAGCCAAGACCGACCACCTCCGCGGCGGCGTGCGGCCGCGGTTGACCCCCGAGCGCGATATCGAACTGGTCGGCAACCTGCTCGCGCTGAGCAAGGCCGACACCTCCGTCAAGCAGCTGCGGCGGTTGTTGCCGCGGCTGCGCACCCGCGCCGCGGCCGCCCCGCCCACGCCCGCCGACCCCGACGCTCCCGATCCTGCGGTCGCCAAGGTCACCGAACTGATCGACCGCATCGAAGAAGCCCGCCAACCCGCGTCCGACGTGTGGGCCGAATACCGCCGTGACCCCACCGGCGTCGACACGCTGCTCGGCGAATTCGCCTCGGGGACGACCATTGTGGATGCCCAGCAGGGATTCGTCGGCGCCGACGTCACGGCGCAGGCCGAGCATGTGTCGCTCGACCGGTCGCTGCTGCGTACCCCGCTGCGCGGGTATCAGGCGTTCGGCGCGCAGTACGCGCTGGCACGTCAACGTGTCCTGCTCTGTGACGAGCTCGGGCTGGGCAAGACGCTGCAGGCCCTGGCGGTTGCCGCGCATCTGGCGGCGGCCGAGAAGATGCGGCACGTGCTGGTGATCTGCCCGGCCAACCTCGCCATCCACTGGGTCAACGAAACCGTCAAGCACACCACCTTGACGCCGATCGAGATCCGCGGCAGCCAGAGTGAGGAACGACTGGCCGAGTGGGAGGCCAAGGGCGGGGTCGCCATCGTCACCTTCGCCACGCTGGTCCGGATCACGCTTCGGGTGCGCCCCGGTCTGGTGATCGTCGACGAGGCGCATCTGCTGCGCGATCCGAAATCGGACCGGGCCCGCGCGGTGCGCAATGTGCTGACGTCGGACAACCGCATCATGTTCCTGACGGGAATTCCGATGCACAGCCGCATCGACGGTTTCCGCAACCTGGTCGACTACCTGCAACCAGAGGTGGCCGGAACCGTGGCGCCCAACGCCGGCATGCGGGGGTCGATCGGATTCCGCCGCACGGTGGACCGCGTCTATCTGCGCCGTGACTTCCGTGACGTGATCGACGAACTTCCGCTGCGCGTCTCGACCGAGGAATGGGTCAGGTTCGGGCGGTCCGACCGGGAACGTTATCGGCGCGCGGTCGGCAGCGGTAACTTCACCGCGATCCGGCAGGGCGCATGGCCGTCCGGGTCCCCCGAGCCGGCCGCCAAGCTCGACCGCCTGATCGAGTTGACCGCCGAGGCGCACATCAACGGCGCCCGGGTGGTGGTGTTCTCCCAGTTCAGCCCTGTCCTCGAGGTGATTCGGAAAGCCCTGCCCAGCAACGTCTTCGGCCCGCTCGACGACACGGTGCCCGATCCGCGGGCGGTGGTCGCCGAGTTCGCCGCCCACCACGGGCCTGCCACGCTGCTGGCCCACGTCGATTGCGGAGCACTTGACCTGCGCAAGGTTCCGGCGCCGCTCGTCGTGATCCTCACCGAACCGCAGTGGCGCCCACAGCTGGAACGCCAGATCATCGGACGCACCCAGCGGATCAGCGAGCTCCCCACCATCCGGGTGTACCGGCTGCTGGCCAGAAGCAGCATCGACGAGCCGATCCGCCGCCTCGCGCAGAGCCGCGACGAGGCCCCACCCCATCAGGATCAACTGGTGCGGGCCGAGCAGTCCCGCCTCGCCAAGTAG
- a CDS encoding response regulator transcription factor has product MTTPQPTSGPHPVTVAVIDDHDVVRAGIEAWCVDAVPPIEVTGCFSTPAEYFAQAAETPEPVDVVLLDLQIDGGKPEFETLRVLSESGQRVVVYSHLTADEVILTSLDLGAVSYLTKTEGKRHLIDAIHAAQSTTPYVAPRMAKALLNDTRLGRISLSEREKEVLIAWFQTESKELVGKRLYISPTTVRTHLQRARAKYAGVGRPAPTKSALLARAIEDGILSLNDLS; this is encoded by the coding sequence ATGACGACTCCACAACCCACCAGCGGTCCCCATCCCGTGACGGTCGCGGTGATCGACGACCACGATGTGGTGCGCGCCGGCATCGAAGCATGGTGTGTGGACGCGGTTCCGCCGATTGAGGTGACGGGTTGCTTCAGCACCCCGGCCGAGTACTTCGCGCAGGCCGCCGAGACCCCAGAGCCGGTCGACGTCGTACTTCTCGATCTCCAGATCGACGGGGGCAAACCGGAATTCGAGACGTTGCGGGTATTGTCCGAATCCGGCCAGCGGGTGGTGGTGTATTCACATCTGACGGCCGACGAAGTCATCCTGACCTCACTGGACCTCGGCGCCGTCAGCTATCTGACGAAGACCGAGGGCAAGCGTCATCTCATCGACGCCATCCACGCCGCACAGTCCACCACGCCCTATGTGGCTCCCCGGATGGCCAAAGCTCTTCTCAACGACACCCGGCTCGGCCGGATCAGCTTGTCGGAGCGCGAAAAAGAAGTCCTCATCGCCTGGTTCCAAACCGAGAGCAAGGAACTCGTCGGCAAGCGGCTCTACATCTCACCGACCACCGTGCGCACCCATCTGCAGCGGGCACGGGCGAAATATGCCGGCGTCGGGCGGCCCGCACCCACCAAGTCGGCGCTGCTGGCACGCGCCATCGAAGACGGCATCCTCAGCCTCAACGACCTGTCTTAG
- a CDS encoding sensor histidine kinase, with amino-acid sequence MAASDGATTELQTDAPRRHLMRRAATVGLLMRNCVGLAVALVALADPASTRLPAGTWVLVILAVWSAYRITTRTHGRTVLAVDFLLVLAVCAAIPVLTPDPHFYLTNSAPQAIAGTAVISFAVSVPARISLPITLAVAAGYAWGSAHVVGWGHVTAVAALYYFALQWSTSVLIRLMVLRVADAVGQARAGRRAAELVQQINDAVWEFDREQLALLHDTAASTLLMVGQGAVASPERLSAQARRDLQLLQHGPWIAPPERLELVGELRDAAAHLVTPVEFHGVGELWLAGETGRLVLAAAREVMNNVDRHAEANLLSITVSPDAVVCVDDGIGFDPGAPRSGHGVTDSIIDRMVRAGGQAQIRSSPGAGTSVELSWPHTFPEVDAHPAVSDPDRLIDRVRIRYGLALTGYALANLAFAVPQAGLASGGRAVDVVLGVVAACAVLTAVPGIMRGRWGFARPAIGALMLVTVLQPLLLPPELVGGYAHWAQNAVGWCALPLLLGMSTGRGAAVLVGFWTLGAAAELICRPDWALLVNIGLGTASILAVQLFALLFNGLVRGAAAQAHAETDAHHRLVVVDRVSRAVRDEYQRRYARLVDNVLPLLHQLSGTGSADAALQRAARAESRRLRALFDQEATFDHPLMRQVRRLVDTAESSDTDVAIDLGGSLPVLDVDEISALTMPLERIVGAAPASIRLVVNGTESEVSVSIVCEGMVDDPHLGRDLESAGCAEVVTSGPLVWVLVRHVLVPA; translated from the coding sequence ATGGCGGCATCGGACGGGGCGACGACAGAGCTGCAGACCGATGCTCCGCGGCGCCATTTGATGCGCCGCGCCGCCACTGTCGGACTGCTGATGCGCAACTGCGTGGGTTTGGCGGTGGCGCTGGTGGCCCTCGCCGATCCGGCATCCACACGACTGCCGGCCGGCACCTGGGTGCTGGTGATCCTCGCGGTGTGGTCGGCTTACCGCATCACGACCCGTACGCACGGGCGTACCGTCCTCGCCGTCGACTTCCTGCTGGTTCTCGCAGTGTGCGCGGCGATCCCGGTCCTCACCCCCGATCCGCACTTCTACCTGACCAACAGTGCGCCACAGGCGATTGCGGGTACCGCCGTGATCAGCTTCGCGGTTTCGGTACCGGCCCGGATCAGCTTGCCGATCACGCTCGCCGTGGCCGCCGGCTACGCGTGGGGGAGCGCCCACGTCGTGGGGTGGGGCCATGTCACTGCGGTGGCGGCGCTGTACTACTTCGCGCTGCAGTGGTCGACGTCCGTGCTGATCCGTCTGATGGTGCTGCGGGTCGCCGATGCGGTGGGCCAGGCCCGGGCCGGACGTCGGGCAGCCGAACTGGTGCAACAGATCAACGACGCGGTCTGGGAGTTCGACCGTGAGCAATTGGCGTTGCTGCACGATACGGCGGCCTCGACATTGTTGATGGTCGGGCAGGGCGCCGTCGCGTCGCCGGAGCGGCTGTCCGCCCAGGCCCGGCGCGATCTTCAGCTCCTGCAACATGGTCCGTGGATCGCCCCGCCGGAACGCCTCGAACTGGTCGGCGAACTGCGCGACGCGGCCGCGCATCTGGTGACGCCCGTCGAGTTCCACGGGGTCGGGGAACTCTGGCTGGCCGGTGAGACCGGGCGGCTCGTGCTCGCGGCGGCCCGCGAAGTGATGAACAACGTGGACCGGCACGCCGAGGCGAACCTGCTGAGCATCACCGTGTCGCCCGACGCCGTCGTGTGCGTGGACGACGGCATCGGGTTCGACCCCGGCGCTCCGCGCAGCGGCCACGGCGTGACGGATTCGATCATCGACCGGATGGTCCGAGCCGGCGGGCAGGCGCAGATCAGGTCGTCACCGGGAGCGGGTACCTCGGTCGAATTGTCGTGGCCGCACACGTTTCCGGAGGTCGACGCGCACCCGGCGGTGTCCGATCCGGATCGGCTCATCGATCGCGTGCGGATCAGATACGGGTTGGCCCTCACGGGCTACGCCTTGGCGAATCTCGCGTTCGCGGTGCCGCAGGCCGGACTGGCCAGTGGCGGGCGTGCGGTCGACGTCGTTCTCGGCGTGGTCGCTGCCTGCGCAGTGCTGACGGCGGTGCCCGGGATCATGCGTGGTCGCTGGGGTTTCGCGCGACCGGCGATCGGCGCTCTGATGCTCGTGACGGTCCTGCAGCCACTGCTGCTACCGCCGGAACTGGTTGGCGGCTACGCACATTGGGCGCAGAACGCCGTCGGGTGGTGCGCGTTGCCGCTGCTGCTGGGCATGTCGACCGGCCGTGGTGCGGCTGTCCTGGTCGGCTTCTGGACGTTGGGAGCGGCCGCCGAGCTGATCTGCCGACCGGACTGGGCGTTGTTGGTGAACATCGGCCTCGGGACGGCAAGCATCCTCGCGGTCCAGCTGTTCGCCTTGCTGTTCAACGGTCTGGTGCGGGGCGCTGCGGCCCAGGCGCATGCCGAGACCGATGCCCATCACCGGCTCGTCGTGGTGGACCGGGTGAGTAGGGCAGTGCGTGACGAGTATCAGCGGCGCTATGCCAGATTGGTCGACAACGTGCTGCCGTTGCTGCACCAATTGAGCGGGACCGGCAGCGCCGACGCCGCTCTGCAGCGCGCGGCACGCGCCGAATCTCGGCGACTGCGGGCCCTCTTCGACCAGGAGGCGACCTTCGATCACCCGCTCATGCGGCAGGTCCGTCGGCTGGTCGATACCGCGGAGTCGTCCGATACCGACGTGGCGATCGACCTGGGCGGCAGCCTGCCGGTGCTCGATGTCGACGAAATCAGCGCGCTGACAATGCCGTTGGAGCGGATCGTGGGCGCGGCACCCGCGTCGATACGGCTCGTGGTCAACGGCACGGAGTCGGAGGTGAGCGTCAGTATCGTCTGCGAGGGAATGGTCGACGACCCGCATCTGGGACGGGACCTGGAGTCCGCCGGCTGCGCCGAGGTGGTGACCTCAGGTCCGCTGGTGTGGGTGCTGGTCCGCCATGTCCTGGTGCCTGCGTGA
- a CDS encoding MSMEG_1198 family transcriptional regulator, which yields MDRSPRILVASPLARIITPALANAFPGSAVEEALDRDDVRRQVAGRVRFDVVIADLVWNHPDLEYSFDGLDVLDILRAADRPAPVILATQGHTIELDLLDEARLRPEIAAVFPKSVGTAELSTLVRDAAVGRRHIAAVPASRKPPLYEAFRSRKGQTAGRLAGAIAAGRATDGVTLAAAAGVAVNTANKVTAHYLGPIIVQRGEHDPDLPLTLAAVYRWCGLHARYIVSWCRRNGHADVLRSPNVDS from the coding sequence ATGGACCGCAGTCCTCGAATCCTGGTGGCATCGCCGCTGGCTCGCATCATCACGCCGGCGTTGGCCAACGCATTCCCCGGCAGTGCGGTGGAAGAGGCGTTGGACCGTGACGATGTCCGCCGACAGGTTGCCGGCCGGGTCCGCTTCGACGTCGTGATCGCCGATCTGGTGTGGAATCACCCCGATCTGGAGTACAGCTTTGACGGCCTCGATGTGCTCGACATCCTGCGGGCCGCGGACCGTCCGGCACCGGTGATCCTGGCGACCCAGGGACACACCATCGAACTCGACCTGCTCGACGAAGCCAGGCTGCGCCCCGAGATCGCCGCCGTGTTTCCCAAGTCTGTTGGTACTGCTGAGCTTTCTACGCTGGTCCGCGACGCCGCGGTGGGCCGACGACACATCGCGGCGGTGCCTGCGTCGCGGAAACCTCCTCTGTACGAGGCATTCCGCAGCCGCAAAGGGCAGACGGCCGGAAGGCTGGCAGGAGCGATCGCTGCGGGGCGGGCCACCGACGGCGTCACTCTTGCCGCCGCTGCGGGCGTCGCGGTCAACACCGCGAACAAGGTCACCGCCCACTATCTCGGGCCGATCATCGTGCAGCGTGGTGAGCATGATCCGGACCTGCCGTTGACCCTGGCCGCCGTCTACCGGTGGTGCGGCCTGCATGCCCGCTACATCGTGAGCTGGTGCAGGCGCAACGGTCACGCCGACGTGCTGAGATCGCCGAATGTCGATTCATAG
- a CDS encoding DUF7937 domain-containing protein — MPTHHHTEAATTVFATDAATNRTNLIRDALAGILVVAGLLLPWSVSCGVGIAGTPGWVFSLLALVTVLSLAAVVCSHVGTGAARDRLRLLLNVPYLLVTVGFVAVTVVQSVSYGGTGTLPPGIGPGAWLGTAGALLAAQPSIAGTDDEWFGARTSRIIGVASVVLAIGAVAFNLYWRTRFVVPQIGNADTGMQNLIVAVAALFYGLVALAPIVIAARWLMSGTAAARMATVLLGSSVLISGALVWILPVGRDLDAFHGIAQNTSTAGVGFEGYLAWAAAAALVGTATVLGASVSGDQWRGSTRKCLLIIAVWCGGSAVLRIIDLMSTSVLDLPAPPYNSTALMAFDLVVAVLAMWLFINHNSSSAAPRLVMPLLFGILFVLTVSRVIVGVALVPRVQPLNASDINSVYGNTLSQQITSTFDVALCVLALALLVIPLVAGATSGRIRNFEQPVAAAEPPEPVAVESATIRIARPQTPSTATDSAHDRVAQVLAESTKRFAAGTTYGGAQRADD; from the coding sequence GTGCCTACACATCACCACACCGAAGCCGCGACAACGGTGTTCGCCACCGACGCCGCCACGAATAGGACGAACCTCATTCGAGACGCGCTCGCCGGGATCCTCGTGGTGGCCGGGCTACTGCTGCCCTGGAGCGTCTCCTGCGGGGTAGGGATCGCGGGGACACCGGGCTGGGTGTTCAGCCTGCTGGCCCTCGTGACTGTGCTGTCGCTGGCCGCGGTGGTGTGCAGCCACGTCGGCACTGGGGCTGCGCGGGATCGGCTGCGGTTGCTGCTCAATGTGCCGTATCTGCTTGTGACAGTGGGGTTTGTGGCCGTCACCGTGGTTCAGTCGGTCTCCTATGGGGGTACCGGCACGCTGCCGCCGGGCATCGGCCCGGGCGCGTGGCTGGGAACGGCGGGGGCCTTGCTGGCTGCCCAGCCGAGCATCGCCGGAACCGACGACGAATGGTTCGGCGCCAGGACATCGCGGATCATCGGCGTCGCGTCGGTCGTACTGGCCATCGGGGCGGTGGCGTTCAACCTCTATTGGCGTACCCGATTCGTGGTACCGCAGATCGGCAACGCCGACACCGGGATGCAGAACCTCATCGTGGCCGTGGCCGCGCTGTTCTACGGCCTGGTTGCTCTGGCGCCCATCGTGATTGCCGCGCGCTGGCTCATGTCGGGCACTGCGGCGGCACGCATGGCCACCGTGCTGCTCGGATCGTCGGTCCTGATCAGTGGAGCGCTGGTGTGGATCCTGCCGGTGGGCCGCGACCTCGACGCATTCCACGGGATTGCGCAGAACACCTCTACCGCGGGTGTCGGGTTCGAGGGGTATCTGGCGTGGGCGGCTGCAGCAGCGCTCGTCGGCACAGCCACCGTGCTCGGTGCGTCGGTCTCAGGTGACCAGTGGCGCGGGTCGACGCGAAAGTGCCTGCTGATCATCGCGGTCTGGTGTGGCGGCTCTGCGGTGCTGCGGATCATCGACCTGATGTCGACCTCGGTGCTCGATCTCCCGGCCCCGCCGTACAACAGCACCGCACTGATGGCTTTCGATCTGGTGGTCGCGGTGCTGGCGATGTGGTTGTTCATCAACCACAACTCTTCAAGCGCGGCACCGCGATTGGTGATGCCGCTGCTGTTCGGCATCCTGTTCGTGCTGACGGTATCGCGGGTGATCGTCGGAGTGGCGCTGGTGCCGCGGGTCCAGCCGCTCAACGCCTCCGATATCAACAGCGTGTACGGCAACACCCTGTCCCAGCAGATCACCAGCACCTTCGACGTGGCCCTGTGTGTGCTGGCCCTGGCCCTGCTGGTGATCCCGCTCGTGGCCGGTGCCACGAGCGGGCGCATCCGAAACTTTGAGCAACCGGTCGCGGCCGCCGAACCGCCGGAGCCTGTGGCCGTCGAATCGGCCACCATCCGGATCGCCCGGCCGCAGACCCCCTCGACCGCAACGGATTCAGCGCACGACCGGGTGGCCCAGGTGCTGGCCGAATCGACCAAGCGGTTCGCCGCGGGCACCACTTATGGCGGGGCGCAACGCGCCGACGACTAA
- a CDS encoding RDD family protein — protein MPGQPANGARVDCPHCGSTLPVNARFCGTCGHTVQTRSSVPNDRWQRPPAAAVGVERVQLAGRGVRCSAFLLDVAAMISPALPLAITGAALGVAEVIYIVVPVAFVAVWAWLQIRQGLTGNTFGKSMMGLRVVRATDNRPPGLGPSIQRSLIFVATCGLAALPVLIHRAPHAGLHDRASGLTVLDVTTGANPLGPRRQAALRRSTDRGLNQVRSPIPHPVSRRG, from the coding sequence ATGCCAGGACAGCCGGCGAACGGTGCCCGGGTCGACTGCCCGCATTGCGGCTCCACCCTGCCCGTCAATGCACGCTTCTGCGGCACCTGCGGCCACACCGTGCAGACCCGCAGCAGCGTCCCGAACGACCGCTGGCAGCGACCGCCCGCAGCGGCGGTCGGCGTCGAGCGGGTGCAACTCGCCGGCCGCGGGGTCAGGTGCAGCGCGTTCCTGCTCGATGTCGCCGCCATGATCAGTCCGGCTCTGCCGCTTGCCATTACGGGCGCCGCCCTCGGTGTCGCCGAGGTGATCTACATCGTCGTGCCAGTGGCGTTCGTGGCGGTCTGGGCTTGGCTGCAGATCCGCCAGGGCCTCACCGGGAACACCTTCGGAAAGTCGATGATGGGTCTGCGGGTGGTGCGGGCCACCGACAACCGGCCGCCGGGCCTGGGGCCCTCGATCCAGCGCAGCCTGATCTTCGTGGCGACATGCGGACTGGCCGCGCTGCCCGTGCTGATCCATCGGGCCCCGCACGCCGGGCTGCACGACCGGGCCAGCGGACTGACGGTGCTCGATGTGACCACGGGGGCCAATCCCCTCGGTCCGCGTCGGCAGGCAGCGCTGCGACGCTCCACCGACCGGGGACTGAACCAGGTTCGTTCGCCAATACCGCATCCCGTATCGAGGCGAGGTTAG
- a CDS encoding WXG100 family type VII secretion target, whose product MGVVGADVDQMRALARTLQQAADRLEAASAAVTGALSSVPWRGPDAERYRSQWHGQSRTGMRSVACALRDAATAVERNAGEQEHASAATGSTIAKSALRVLPDGFDQQPLNPLVGIRDFLNSNAVWPITWGTLLGRYDDIGAIPLLDALGLAGDTRLTPEEKIGEAGDSMIDLASGLLKSTDTPVGYLSGVALSQWRDVAEQAAQADFSAGGVKTVTDYIASDPGGAFDAAKDAVVGYVPKLFSNLVPW is encoded by the coding sequence ATGGGAGTGGTCGGTGCCGATGTCGACCAGATGCGCGCCCTGGCACGGACGCTGCAGCAAGCGGCCGATCGGCTGGAGGCGGCGTCGGCCGCAGTGACGGGTGCACTGTCGTCGGTGCCCTGGCGCGGTCCCGATGCGGAGCGCTACCGCTCGCAGTGGCACGGCCAGTCCCGCACCGGCATGCGCAGTGTCGCGTGCGCACTGCGGGACGCCGCGACGGCCGTCGAACGCAATGCCGGCGAGCAGGAACATGCCAGCGCCGCAACGGGATCGACGATCGCCAAGTCGGCGCTGCGGGTGCTTCCCGACGGGTTCGACCAGCAACCGCTCAACCCGCTCGTCGGTATCCGCGATTTCCTCAATTCGAATGCGGTGTGGCCCATCACGTGGGGAACTCTGCTCGGCCGGTACGACGACATCGGCGCCATTCCGCTGTTGGATGCCCTCGGGCTGGCCGGCGATACCCGGCTGACGCCCGAGGAGAAGATCGGCGAAGCAGGCGATTCGATGATCGACCTCGCCAGCGGACTACTCAAGAGCACCGACACCCCGGTCGGCTATCTCTCGGGAGTGGCGCTGTCGCAATGGCGTGACGTCGCCGAGCAGGCGGCGCAGGCGGACTTCAGCGCGGGCGGCGTCAAGACCGTCACGGACTACATCGCCTCGGATCCCGGCGGGGCGTTTGACGCCGCCAAGGACGCCGTAGTCGGGTATGTGCCGAAACTGTTCTCGAATCTGGTTCCCTGGTAG